The Bacillus sp. Y1 genome includes the window CATCGGATACGACCAGAGTCCTAAAGATAAAGCAGCAAGGTCTATTGTTAATGACAATATGATAGTCATCAAACCGCCTAATAGAAGACGTCCAGTACTATCCTTCTTCCTGAGAGAAAACCAGACAACCCATGGAATAATAAATAGCGCGACTCCAAGCCACCATTGCCATGTATAGAAAAATTCTTCCGATACTATTTTTGCAAATAAAGAACTGATCTCTGTAAACTGACTATAAGCTTTTTCTGATTGAGCGAGCCCTTTTTCTAATGCCATTTCGTAACATCTCCTGCAAGAAGTAATAATATATTTTTTTCCGGTATGTAGTAACTTATGTATTGGTGTCTATGAAAAAAAGAAAAGCCAAAAAATCTGGCTTTTCTTTTTAATATTTTTGTTAGTGTTGTTGGAATAGTTCTATTTCGTGATTTTGTGCAGTTACTCCTTTTTCAGTCGCACTAATTGATTTTAATACTAGCTCGGAAAAAGCCTCTACTGCTGGAGATAACCACTTTTTCTTTTTTATAAGCATATGAGAATAAATTGGTTCAAAGTTTTCAGAGTGTGTTAGGACTTTTAGCTTTCCATTCTCTACATGTTCTTTCACTGTAATGTAAGGCAAGGCAGAAAATCCAATTCCACTCATAACAACCTGCTTAATTGCTTCTATACTCCATATATGGTCAGGGTTTGGCTCGTTGTTCAAAAAAAATTTTTGCCAAACATGAAAAGTCATTTCGGTTAACTATGTGTTTGTTATTGATCTACTCAGCTGTAACTATTTTTATGTAACATATGCCTTTCAAATAACATAGGATTTTCAAAACGATCTATCGAATTTTATTACATATATAAAAGTGGGAGGTATTTTATGAAAATTGGTCAAAAAATAGGTGAAGGAAGTTGCTCAGAGGTATTTGAGTGGGAGAACGATAACAAAATTATTAAATTGGCAAAATCAAATACAAATAAAATTGCAATGCAAAGAGAATTTGAGAACAACCTTGCTGTTTGGAAAATGAATGTATCTGTTCCTCAACCGTTTCAAATAATGGAGGTTGCTAATCGCACTGGAATGGTGTTAGAGCGGATTTATGGTGAAACTTTGAAGGAAAGATTATTCAAAAGTCTAATGAAACAGGATCATTTAGTACAGTCTGAAATAGAGTGGAGTGATATACAATTAACTGCTCGACTATTAAGTGAGATTCATCATTTAACAAATATTGATGTACCTCCTCAAAGAGAAATAATGAAACAACAGATTTTAAGTGTGAGTTACTTGAACGAAGAAGAGAAGGAATCTGTTATCAGTATATTAAATTCATTACCTCAAAAGAGTAATCTTTGTCACGGTGATCCGAATCCTAATAATATGCTTATACGCAATGGAGAACTCGTTATGATCGATTGGATGAATGCCTCTATGGGGAATCCAGAAACAGACATAGCAGAGTACATAATAATGATTAAATATGCCATTCTACCATCTGACACTCCACAAAATGTGGTCAAAAATTTTGATTTAGTAAGAGAAAATATAATTAAAGTTTTTATGGATGAATACACCAAATTAACGGGAATTGGCTTTGGTCAAGTGGATCCTTGGATAGTTCCAGTTGCAACTCGTAAACTAACTGCTGATGGTATATGTGAGGAGGAAAAACAATTACTACTAAAAGAAATCAAATTAAGAATTAATGGAAGAAATAAATAAGCCATTCATTTAGTAGCTAGTTAGATGGGAGAAATCCATATGATAATTAAAACTGGGTGCCGGAAACCTACCACGCCATGTATGTTCCCCTCAATGCCGATTCGACGAAGGTAACTGGAGAAGAGCTGTTTGTGTATATCAATATCTTTCATCGGCTATCGTTTCGTGGAGGTGGGAAAAAAGAAGGTTAGAGGTTTCTTTCTTTACTTTAAAAGTTCTATTTACGCTTCACCCACCAATTATTTCATTATAAATAACATTTAGGACATCTTAAGAAAAGAATGGAGGGTACTCTATGTTCTTTCGAGTGATGTCTATTTTTATGTTAATTTTCTTGCTTCAAACAACAAGTACGAGCGCTGAAGTACCATTAACTGCTGCTTTTGTACGAGACAATCAACTATGGGTCAAACAAGGGGAGCAAGAAACACAACTGACTCATTCTCAATATGTCTATGCCCCACAGTGGTCTTACGATGGCCGCTTTATTGCTTATATTGATAGCGACGAACAATGGTCCAAGTCTGATCTATTCATTTATGACTTAGCGAAAAAAGAAAGTTATCAGCCTTACATAAAAGTGGAGACTTCTGATTATAAGTGGTCACCAATCAGGAACCAATTAGCTTATAATAGTCAGGGCTTATTAAATGTAACCAAAATAGAAGATGGTCGACCTCAAGGGTTTGAAAATGTATCGTTAGGCGTAAGTAACTTTGAATGGTTTCCAAATGGGAAAGAGTTCATCGTGTCTTCTCAATCGAATTTGTTACCTACAGGTTGGGGACCGATTGAGTTGTTTAGAATCCCAGTCAATGCAAATCTAAAACCAGAAAGAATGAAGCGCTTTTATACGGTTCATACTGACCCAAATGATCTATTTGCGATAAGTGCAAATTATTTTAAATGGAGCCCGGATGGAAAATGGCTTAGCTTTCTTGGGGTCCCAACGGCTTCTTGGGCGATGGATAGCAATTCAATGTGTGTTATATCATCAGAGGGGAAAGACTTTCAAGAAGTAGGAAAGATGCTTGGTTTTAAAGATTGGATGAAATGGTCACCCTCGAAGAATCAATTGGCTTATATATCTGGGGAAGGAAGGTTCTTTGTAGAAAACAAAAAAATGACCCTTGCTGAGATGCCTACTTTTTTACAACAGAAGAACTATACGCCTAAAGGGTATGTGGACCTTGATCTTGAATGGTATTCGTCAAACAACGTCATTGTCGCACGTTCAAAAGAGAACACGGAATGGAAGGAAGGGCCTGTTCCAACAATGTTAACATCTCTTTATTTGATCGATGTAAAGTCTAAT containing:
- a CDS encoding TolB family protein is translated as MFFRVMSIFMLIFLLQTTSTSAEVPLTAAFVRDNQLWVKQGEQETQLTHSQYVYAPQWSYDGRFIAYIDSDEQWSKSDLFIYDLAKKESYQPYIKVETSDYKWSPIRNQLAYNSQGLLNVTKIEDGRPQGFENVSLGVSNFEWFPNGKEFIVSSQSNLLPTGWGPIELFRIPVNANLKPERMKRFYTVHTDPNDLFAISANYFKWSPDGKWLSFLGVPTASWAMDSNSMCVISSEGKDFQEVGKMLGFKDWMKWSPSKNQLAYISGEGRFFVENKKMTLAEMPTFLQQKNYTPKGYVDLDLEWYSSNNVIVARSKENTEWKEGPVPTMLTSLYLIDVKSNVQNQLTYPKGKKRDENPQVISEYITWVRHNGKELKGDVWVKKGLKGKEQLWIQNVDFEPVFYKKEDVQY
- a CDS encoding phosphotransferase; this translates as MKIGQKIGEGSCSEVFEWENDNKIIKLAKSNTNKIAMQREFENNLAVWKMNVSVPQPFQIMEVANRTGMVLERIYGETLKERLFKSLMKQDHLVQSEIEWSDIQLTARLLSEIHHLTNIDVPPQREIMKQQILSVSYLNEEEKESVISILNSLPQKSNLCHGDPNPNNMLIRNGELVMIDWMNASMGNPETDIAEYIIMIKYAILPSDTPQNVVKNFDLVRENIIKVFMDEYTKLTGIGFGQVDPWIVPVATRKLTADGICEEEKQLLLKEIKLRINGRNK